One Pseudomonas sp. FP1742 genomic window carries:
- a CDS encoding peptidase M41, whose product MKSMPAALRDYALQIANHEMGHYVVARALGFETGDVTLKVTMGLTHHGGASITLTRSITSIEAMKEHLEARMMVLCAGAMAQTLPPKHSPEKRVDKSKAAAILKGEFGAEQDHAKIRELRYLLRNIAYPDTDPALSDRIIAELTDINDRLWLRTQEIVEELAETITGLAGLLVERMVIVEQWGRPADTYEVVLTGEVLERLQPVQAIPSLGVWT is encoded by the coding sequence ATGAAGAGCATGCCGGCGGCTCTGCGCGACTATGCACTGCAGATTGCCAATCACGAAATGGGGCATTACGTCGTGGCCCGAGCCCTGGGTTTTGAAACGGGTGATGTGACCCTGAAAGTGACCATGGGCCTGACGCACCATGGCGGGGCCTCCATTACCTTGACGCGGTCGATTACGTCGATCGAAGCCATGAAGGAACATTTGGAAGCCCGGATGATGGTCCTCTGCGCCGGCGCCATGGCGCAGACATTGCCTCCAAAACATTCGCCCGAGAAACGCGTCGATAAGTCGAAAGCGGCAGCCATTCTGAAAGGAGAGTTTGGAGCGGAACAGGATCACGCAAAAATAAGGGAGTTGCGGTATTTGCTTCGAAATATCGCCTATCCCGATACGGATCCAGCGTTGTCTGATCGCATCATTGCTGAGCTGACAGACATTAATGATCGCTTGTGGTTGCGCACCCAAGAAATCGTAGAGGAATTGGCCGAGACGATTACTGGATTGGCAGGGCTTCTGGTAGAGCGCATGGTCATTGTGGAGCAGTGGGGGCGGCCGGCGGATACGTATGAGGTTGTGTTGACGGGGGAAGTGCTTGAGCGGTTGCAGCCGGTGCAGGCGATCCCTTCATTGGGCGTTTGGACGTAA
- a CDS encoding Lrp/AsnC family transcriptional regulator: protein MPDTRPPVLDEIDRQLIAALQINARESVAMLARQLGIARTTVTSRLARLEKAKVITGYGVRLGQRVIDGGLQAYVGITVQPRSGKEVLRRLSAMAQVQQLCAVSGEFDYVAWLRTDSPEQLDQLLDQIGSVDGVEKTTTSIILSSKIDRGQPV from the coding sequence TTGCCTGACACTCGCCCGCCCGTTCTCGACGAAATCGACCGCCAATTGATCGCCGCCCTGCAGATCAATGCCCGCGAAAGCGTGGCCATGCTCGCCCGGCAGTTGGGGATCGCCCGCACCACCGTCACGTCGCGCCTGGCGCGGCTGGAAAAGGCCAAGGTGATCACCGGTTACGGTGTGCGCCTGGGTCAGCGCGTGATCGATGGAGGGTTGCAGGCCTACGTCGGGATCACCGTGCAACCGCGCTCCGGCAAGGAGGTGCTGCGGCGGCTCAGCGCCATGGCTCAGGTGCAGCAGCTGTGCGCGGTGAGTGGCGAGTTTGATTATGTGGCGTGGTTGCGCACCGATTCGCCGGAGCAGCTGGATCAGTTGCTGGATCAGATCGGCAGTGTGGATGGGGTGGAGAAGACTACGACTTCGATCATCTTGAGCAGCAAGATTGATCGGGGGCAGCCGGTTTGA